CCCGGTCCGCGGGCTTCGGTTTGGGCTGGTGTCGGTTGAGCCGGTTCGTGTGCGAGGTCATGCGGCACCTGCCTTGTTGAGCTTGAAGAAGTGGAACCCGTTGCCGTGGGTACCGGTGACGGCCTCGGCCACGGCGCTGAGCGAGGGGAACGTGCGCGCGTCGTACCCGAACCCGGTCGTGAGCACCTTCACGTGGATCGTGGCACCCTTGTACGCGCGAGTAATCACGCTTCCGGGTGGGGGCAGGCGCGCGTCGCTCGCTTCCTTGGTCACAGTGCCCGTGTGCACGGGCCCGGCGATGGCGGTACTTCCCTTGGGCGGGATCCGTCGGATGTCCGCGTCCCGGGCCAGTTCCGCGGCTCGGCTACGCGCGCGTTGCGAGAGGTCGCCCTCGGCGAGCACCTGGATGCGCCACGCGAGCCACGTGCGGTTCCCGGTCGTGGTCGGCTCCCCGAACACCTCGGCGTACCGGGCGCGCAACTCGGCGATCGTGAGGCGCACGAGCGCGGCGAGTTCCCTGGTGACGTTGATCTGCACCCGTATCCTCCTCGAAAAGCCTGTGAAATCGTGCCCTCGGCGGTGTTAACCGGCGGTCCCAGTGACGCTCTTCTGGGGCCCCGCAGTAAGTCCATTCGCGGCAGATTCTGAAGATTTTTCTGAGGTTTGAGTTGGGTCGACGGGTGGCGCGAGGAGCGCCGAGCCGAGGCGCGCGAGCCCGGTCGCGAGTTCGGCCGTGCGTTCCTCGGGCGTGAGCGCGGACGGATCGCGTGTAGACGGCATCGGGGCACCTCGTGGGTGAGCCCCAGCGCCCTTCGCGTCGCGACCGGCGGGCTGGCAGATGAACAGCAGAAAAGTCTCTACCTGTTAACTACACCGAACGCGACCGAAGTGTTCAAAGAAGTGCGATCGAGGTGTTGATCGCCCGGCGCCCGCGATCCACGCACTCGGTGTCAACCGAACCCGAGTGGCGCAGGGAAAAATTGCTGGAGGCAGTGTTCGGGGTAACCCTCGTCGGATGAGATGCTCAATCCGGTGTGTCAGACCGACGCAGGTTTCGCACATGTGTCAGGTAAACGTAATTGCCGGCGCAACATGGCGGAATAACCGGGCAAAACGTCCTTTATGTACCACTAAAACGGGGAAGGCGCAAGCCTCACTCGCAGAACCCTTCGGGGGCGAAGGGTGACACTAACGGGCAATCTTGGTGGAACTGCGACGAGCCGAGGAGTGAGTCTGGCGAGCAGCTATTCCAGGCCATTCGGAAGTGGCGGCTCTCCGCCGGACGTGACCGCGCCGGTCCGGATGGGCTGACCTGGATACACCGTCAGCGCGAGGGAAAACGGAAAAAATGTCAGCGGGGGGCGAGGTGACGGTGTAACCAGGCGCGGGCGAACTCCCAGGAGTGCTTGATCTCGTCCGGCGAAGTGTCCAGCGCCGCGGCGATCTCGGCCCAGTCGCTCCCGCCGAAGTACCGGAGGAGAACCACCCTCGCGGCCTGCGGGTCGTGCGCCGCGAGGCGGGTCAGGGCGTCGTCGAGGTCGAGCAACCCGTCGTCGAGCGGAATGACGGCCGGCCCGTCCCCGTCCAGGGAGACGCGGGTCCGCCCCCCGCCCCGCTTCAGCCGGCCCTTGTCGCGGGCGTAATTGAGGACGATCTGCCGCATGGCCTGAGCGGCCGTGCTGATGAAGTGCTCCCGACTCGCCCACGCGGCCGACCGACCGGCCAGGCGGAGGTACGCCTCGTGGACCAACCCTGTCGGCGTCAGGGTGCCCCGCGCCGCCGCGCCGCCGAGGTGCTGCCCCGCGATCGCCCGGAGGTGTGTGTACACCTCCTGAAACAACGCGTCGGTTGGTGGGTTTTCGGCCGAATCTTGGGACATGGTTAGAATCATACCCGGTACAATCCCCACCAACAAGAACCGCCACGCCGACATGATCATCCTGTCTGTCAATTGACTGAAATTGATGCGAGGGTTTCCGCCGTGTCCGACAAGCACGCCGACAGTCAAGCGACGTTCCACCTGATCCGGAATGCGTTCCGGGCGGCGTACGCGGCCCCCGCGGCCGACCGTTCGGCCATTCTCGACCGGGAGTGCGCCGGCTCGGCCGACGCGAGAGAACAGGCCGAGGCGCTCCTCCGCTCGTTCGACGAGGCCGGGGACTTCCTCGGCGGTCGGGCCGACGATCCGCGCCGGTCGCCACCACCACTCCCCGTCCCCGCGGCCGGCGGCGCGGTTCTGTCCGATCGGTACGTCCTCGTCCGCAGCCTCGGGGAGGGCGGCATGGGCGAGGTGTGGCTCGCCGAGCAGATGCACCCCGTCCGGCGGGCAGTGGCAGTGAAACTGTTGCGTCTCGGCTGCGCCGCCCCTCAAGCCGTCGGGCGGTTCGAGGTCGAGCGCCAGGCGCTGGCGTGGATGGACCACCCGAACATCGCCAAGGTGTTGGACGGCGGGACGGCCGACGACGGGCGGCCGTACCTCGTCATGGAACTGATCTCCGGCGAGCCGCTGGTGGGGTACTGCGACCGGCACCGCTTGGGCCTCACCCAGCGGCTCGACGTGTTTCGGCAGGTGTGCGCGGCGGTCCAGCACGCGCACCAGAAGGGGATCATCCACCGCGACCTGAAGCCGTCCAACATCCTGGTCGAGGAGGTGGACGGGCAGCCGATCCCGAAGGTCATCGACTTCGGGCTGGCGAAGGTGTTCGCCCCCGACCGGCGGATCGGGGCCACCACCGCCCTCGGGATCGGGTCCGTCCTTGGGACGCCGCAGTACATGGCCCCGGAGCAACTGGACGCCGCCCCCACGGCGATCGACACGCGAGCCGACGTGTACGCCCTCGGGTGCGTGCTGTACGAACTCCTGACGGGCACGCCCCCGCTCACGGACGAGTGGCTCGCGGCGGCGAATCTGGAGCAGGTGCTGGCCGAAATCCGCATGGGGGAGCCGCCGCGACCGAGCGACCGGGTGGCCAACTCCTCGTCGCTCCCGTCGTTCGACCACGACCGCCCCACCAGCCCGCGCGACCTCGCCCGCCGGCTCCGCAGCGACCTGGACCGAATCGTGCTGAAGGCGCTGGCGAAGGAACCGGCGCGGCGGTACGAGACGGCCAGCGCCCTGGGGGACGACGTCGGGCGGCACCTCCGCGGGGAGCCGGTTTCCGCGGTGCCCCCGACGCGCGGTTATCGGTTCCGCAAGTTCGTCCGCCGGAACAGGGGCCAGACCGTCGCCGCGGCGATTGTCGCGGTCTCGTTGCTGGCCGGCACGATCGGGACGGCGATCGGGATGATCCGCGCCGACAACCGCCGGATCGACGCGGAACGCTCCGCGACGAAGGCGCGGGACGCGACGGCGGCCGAGGCCGAAGCCCGCCTCGACGCGGACCGACAGCGAATCCGGGTCGCGGCCGAAGCGGACGCGGCCGTTGCGGTCAACGACCTCCTCCTGAGCGACGGCGTGGGGCGGCTGGGGCGGTGGCACGAAGACGGGATAGACGGCAACGTCCGCGTCAACCCCAACCTCACCGTGCGGGAGGTGCTCGACCGGGCGGCCCTGAAGGTCGGGACGAAGTACGCCGACCGGCCCCGGACCGAAGCCGCCGTCCGCTACACCCTCGGGAGCGTGTACCACCAACTCGGCCACTGGGAAGCCGCGATCCCGCACCTGGAACGGGCCGCGGAACTCCACCGCACGCACCGGCCCGTGCTCTCGGTGGACCAAACGGACGGGCTGTACCTGCTCGGGATCGCCCACGACGAACTCTGCCACGCCGACCGTGCGAAGACGATCTTCCTCGAACTCGTCGCCGCCGAGCGGGGGTACTCGCCGCCCCGAAGCCTGTACCTCGTCCGGGCGCTGCAAGGGTTGGCCGAACTCTACCTCTACGAGGAGAACTTCGCGGAAGCCCTGGCGCTGTTGCGGGAGGCCCGTCCCCTAGCCGAGTCGGGCCTCGGGCCGAACCACTTCCGGACGTCCTTGGTCGATGCGGCCCTCGCCAGGCTCGACGCGCGAACGGGCAACCCGGCGCGAGCGAAGGCCCTGCTCCTGCAAGTCGCGGAGCGGCGAGCGAAGACCTTCGGCGAGGACCACCCGCACACACTCGGAGCCCGGTACGAACTTGCGGAACTCGCCCGGGAGTTCTCCGACCCCAAGCAGGCGCTCGCGCTCTACGAGCAGGAGCTCGGGCGGCAGAAAGCCGTGCTTGGGGCCGACCACCCCCTGACCCTCAAGACGATGTTCGGGTTAGCGTCGTGTCACAACCTACTGGGGCGGACCGACCTGGCCCTGGCGACCTACCGGGACGTTCAGCGAAGGTGGCGCAAAACCGCCGGCCCGACCGCACGAGAGACACTCGTCACCCTGAGCGGCTTGGCAGCTTGCCTGCACAAGAGCTGGGACGTCGACGCCTCGACCGAGGCGTCCCGCGAGGTGTACGCGGGTCTGCGTGTGTCGCTCGGCCCCGGTCACCCGCAGACGGCCCTGGCCGCGTACAACCTCGCGAACATGTACTTCGACGTGGGGCGGTTCGACCAGGCCATTCCGCTCTACCGCGCCGCGGAGGGGTATCTATTACCGCCCCGGAATCGGAACACCCGCCAGGCCATCATCCTCATCACGAAGTTGGCACTCTGCTACGAGCGAGAGCGGATGTACGAGGACGGTCGAGACCGCCTGCGCGAGTATCTCAGCGTCGTCCAACTCCGCCCAGATGTGCGGGGTCAGGAACGGCTCAGCTTATTGTTCTCGCTGGCGGAGGCCCTGAACCGCCTACGGGGGTACGCTGACGTGGAAGCCGCCCTACGGGACTGCATCCGGGACTACCCGCCGGACGCCAAGTCGCCGGTGGCGTTGGTGCAAAGCCAACTCGGGGTCGCGCTGCTCGGCCAGGGAAAGTGCGCCGAAGCGGAGCCGGTGTTGCTCGCCGCGTACGAAGACCTGGACCGCCTGGAACGGGGCGACCGCGCGCGCGGAGCGTTTTACCGCGCGCAACGGATGGAACTCGGCGCGCAAATCGTCGCGCTATACGCCGCCCGGAATCAGCCGTCGGCTGTGGCCGAATGGCGAGCGAAAGTGCCCTGCGAACTCGCCCCCGCCCCCCGCCCGCGGTAGCGCGGCATCAGGGCGTGGGCGCTCTCGCCCGGCGCGGGCAACTCCGGGAGCAACTCGGCCGCGGTTCGGGCGGCGCGGCGGTACCGGGCCTTGTGCGGCGTCGCGTGGGCCGGCAGGTGCTGACCCGCCTGGCGGCCCACGCGACGCAGTGGCGGCCCAGGTCGTGCTGCTCCGGTGCTTCGGCGGGGCCGACTGGGCGGAGATCGCCGCCACCTGGGCGTGCCGGCGGACGAGGTCAAGCACTCCTGGGCGTTCGCCCTCACCTGGCTGCGGTGCGAGCTCGATTCATTTTGATTTTTTTCCGCCCCGCCCTGCGCCGACGGTGTATCTAGTACGACCGCGTTCGCGGACGCGGTCATGTCTTCGCCCCGACACCGCGAGTCATACCAAGGGAGTACTGCGATGCGCTTTAACACGAGGTCCGGCGAAAAACGGAATGGAGTGGCGCGTAAGAACGGCGTGCGACTGGGGGTCGAGAACCTGGAGCGGCGCGACAACCCCGCACCGTACGCAACGGGTGCGGCTGCAGGGGGCGCGCCGCACGTGCAGGTGTTCGATGGCAGCGGGGCGGTAATCCGCTCGTTCTACGCGTACGACGCATCGTTCACCGGCGGCGTGCGGGTGGCGATGGCGGACCTGAACGGCGGGGGGACTCCCGACCTGATCACCGCCCCCGGACCGGGCGGCGGGCCGGAAATCCGCATCTTCAGCGGCGAGTCGGGGTACACCCAGCAGATCGCCGACTACTTCGCGTTCGACTCGAGCGACCGGGGTGGTGTGTACGTGGCGGCGGGCGACGTCAACGGCGACGGGTTCGGTGACGTGGTCGTGTCCGGGTTCGACCGCGCGAGCATGTCTGCCAAAGTGCGGGTGTTCAGCGCGTTCCTCAGCCAGATGCTGCCCAGTGGCATCCAGGACTACAACCCGTGGGGGACGGGGAACAACTACGTCCCCGGGTTCCCGGTGGCGGTCGGGGACACGGACGGGAACGACGGACACTCGGAGATCATCGTCGGCAACCCGGGCGGCAACTACAATGTTCACACGGATTACTTCGGCTACGTTGCGACGACCGGACAATACGACCGGGTCCGAGTCGAGGACCCGCCGGACGCGAAAGTCTACGACTACTTCACCGCGAGTGTCGAACAGAATCTCGACTTCGGCTTGTTCTCGTCCAGCCAGCCCGTCTTCGTCACCCCGCCGCCGCTTAACTTCATCTACAACTATCAGACGCAGTACAACCAGCCGGTGATGGTCGGGGCCGGGGACATCGACGGGGACGGGAAGGCCGACGTCGTCGCCGGGGCGTCGTCCACGACGAGTCTGGCCAGCAAACTGTTCTACAAGCGCACCACCACGAACGCGATCAGCTCGTTCAACCCGTTCGGCTCCTCGAACGGGACCGTCTCGGTCGCCGTTCGAAACATCGACGGGTTGGGGACGGCCGAGGTCCTCGTCGGTTCGGGCGCGGGCATCGCCTCGGCTGTCAACGTCTACAACTACAGCTGGGGCAACTTAGGCCTGCTGCGAACTCAATCGCCCTACGGCGGTTTCAACGGCGGCGTGTGGGTCGGCTGAGCGGCGAACGGAATGCTTCCGTTCGTCCCCAACTCGGCCCGGAGGGACGACCCACCGGGCCTGAGTTGCCCGCCGCCCGGCCGACGGTCTACGTGTCGGGAAAGAACGGCACGGTCGAGGCGTTCCAGCGGGCGACCGACGGTAGCCGCTGTCCAGCAAAGGCAGACCGATCCAGATGGCATGTTGTCAACGGGCGAATCCGGCGACCTGCATCATCGGCGTCGCCCCGCCATCAGGTGCAACACGTGTCCGATAAGTCTCGGTATGCCCCGTGACCCGACTGGCGGCTCTGGGAAGGACTATCCGAATTCTGTACACTAGAGGGCGAAAACGGTTCCGCACCTGCCGAAATTCAGGAGAGACCTGAGCGGTGCGCGCGTCAGTCACCTCGACCTTGGGCTTCAAAACGGGTGAACGGAACCCGGCCAAGGCGGCGCGCTCACCGTCGGCAGAGCAGGTCGGCAGTGCGCGCCAGAATGCGCTCCGTGGCGGAATGCAACAGAGACATTCCGCACGCTCCTGACGAGAGCCGCGTCCCGACGCGCCCATGGTTCTCACGGCCCATGTTCGAAGTTTCACTCGGGGCTGAGCGGTATGGTCCTGTGAACTCGGCGGGACCCCTGTCCCAACACAAAACGCACATCCCCGCACGCCACAACACCGGCTCACGAGTTCGTATCTCATTCGGGCCTCGAGACGAACCCGGTGTTAACCCGTGTGTCGGTCTCTGCGCGAGACTCCGAGACTTTTCCGAAGAGAAATTCGGGGTCCGAGATGAAACGCTAGGGTTCGGCTCGAACCCCGAAATGTCTCGCTCGAACCCGAGACTTTTGCCGCGATTGGAATATGGGCCAAAGTGCCTGAAAACGTGCAGAAAACGACGGCAGCCGGGAGCACTCACTCCCGGCGGTGCGCGTAAACCCCTGTGTGCGATTATTCCGCACCTGCTGACTCAGCTCCCCGAGCACAACACTCCTCGAACTTCAAAGGCTCTGCACGCGCGAGACTTTTCAACCCGGCACCCCTTTCAACCGCCGGAAATCGTAGAGCTTCATGAGAAGTGGGTGGGGATGTGCGTTGTTAAGCGACCGTGAGTTCGGATCGCACTCGCGGTCCGAGATGGACACTCCTCGAACCTCTTGCACTCGCGCGTGTTAACCGGCGAGTCCGATTGTCGTGTCTGAAAAACTGACACCCATTTCCGGTTTACACGCGAGAGACATCGAGAGCGCAGTGCAACCCGGCGAACCGGTATCCGTTGAGCGAGTCGCAAGCTACCGGCCGGTAACGTGTCGAAAGTCGCTCGGCGGGTTCCTCAAGCACTACTACCGTGCCACCTGACGCATCTCTCGACCACTCCTTGCTCGTGACATCCGGTCGTCACTGCTCGGCGGTGAGCCGGGCCCGCACGCACCGCACGATCGATTCGGTACCACCGAATGCCCAGCGAGGCGATCCCGGCTCGGTTTTTGGGACATTGACCGCGCCTGCGGGCCTCGATCAACCCCTTCCACGGCCGCTATTTACCGTGGTCAAGGCTTTTGCATTTGCACAGGACGGGTACTTCATCCGGCTGTACAACGAATCCCGACCGTAGGCCATTATCCAATATTTGCACAGGAAGGTGCTTAGTTTTTCAGCACAATCACTTCTTGCGGCGTTCGAGGGCGGCTCGGGCTTTGGTGGTAAGCAGCGCACCGTCGGCGCCACCTGCCCAAACTTTGAGGAGCTTCTCCGCCTCCGGTGTGCCGATCCACACAACGGCTTCTACAGTTCGTACTACACGGCGGTCGTCCGGCCCGAGTATAGCCCCGTCCACCAACCTGAGCAACTCGCCCACGCGCTGCGCACCTTCGGGCGACTTTGGCGCCTTCATGTACACCCGCATCACGGGCGCAGCGAGTCGCCCGAGCTTCTTCAACTCGGTCATCGCAGCTTCGCGTGTTGGAAAATCCTCCGAGGTGAGGTCGGTGAGCAGCGCGGCGAGGCGCTTCGCGTCCACTGCTGGAACGGCCGCGAGCTTCGACTTCAACAGCGCCACGCCTGTGTCCTCGGACGTGAGGATGGTTCGCAGTGCGACGAATCCGATCCTCGCGTCGTTAGAGGCCAGCGTAACCCACGCCTTTTCCAGAGCCGGACCGTCAGTTGCCACCGGTTCGCCGAGTTTCGTGACGTCCCAGACCGAAAGACCGCCGTCCGGTCCTGCGATAGCAAGTAACCGACAATCCGGAGACCACGTGAGCGCGTCCCAGTCACGCGGTGCAGACCACAATAAAGAGGGGTCGCGAGTGAACGCCGGGAAACGCGCCCGAACCTGCCAAGTCGCCGCTTCAACGATGACAACCCCAAGCGGATAAGATGCGATCGCCAGTGATCGGCCGTCCGGCGAAAAGCTGGCGGCAGTTACCTTCCCGACACCCGAAATTGGGAATGTACCGACTCGGCGCCGGTATCCCGTATCCCAGATCGAGAGCACATGCGATGCACCTGAAACTTCCGTAGCGTTGCGGGCATTGCGAACGCCGCAGATCGCCAAGAGGCGCCCGCCCGGTGAAAATGTCAAGACATTGACCGATTGATCGACCTCAATTAGACGCACCTTTTCTGAGGTGTTCCCGGTGTCCGCGAGGATGATTGGTGTGTGGGGGCGTCGCAGCCCCCGAAGGGGGGGATCTCCGGGGCACCGGACTGGGCCAATCGACCCGAAGGATCGATTGCGTTCGGGTGCCTCCCGAATTGCCAGTGATGGGGGCAGTGTTCGCTTGGCAGTGCGAGGCGCCACTTCTCCCGACTGTCGGCAAGGTCGCGAACGACCAATACACCATCCGCGTAGTCAGCGACGTGAAGGCCATCGCGCAGGAACTAGGCCCCAGCTGCCGGATCGGTGGTGGATTGTGTTTTGAGTCGAATTCCGCGTTCGGACCCGGTGCGGAAGTTCCACGAAGTGAGGGTATCTCCAACCTCTGCGAACTCAAGGTGTTGTCCTGTCGTCCGAAATGTGGCTCCACGAAGCCAGTTAATTCCAGCGGGTAATCGAACTCGGTCATGTAACTTTCCTGCCTGCGGATCCCAAGTGTGGACGAACCCATTGGCTAATCCGACCAACTTTCCGTCCGTGGTGAGCTGAAACCGTTCGATAGGGCCGAGCAGGGTGGTGTTCGTGAATTTGGGTTTGTCGGTCGCGACATCCCACGCGAGTACCGAGCGTGACGGGGACCAACGCTCACCGACTTGCACGTACAATGTTTTGCCATCAGGACTGAACACCGCGAGCGGAGGCTCACGTCCAGCGGGCGCACGAGCAAACAACCGACCGCTTCTCGAATCCCGTACTTCCCAATCCCCGACTGGAAGCGAGTCGGCCACTCATTTGATTGCACCGCCCGCGCGAATGTATTCGCCATATGGGGCGAAGATCACACGTCCAGTCGCCAGTTGCTTGTCAAAAATAGTGCGTCTAACTTTCTTGGCAAGATCGATCAATTCCAAAGACCAACCTTCCGTTCGCCGTGCCCAAACAACTAATTCCTTTCCGTCCGAAGTGCAAGCAGCAGTGAATTGGTCTGCGCTCATGTTGGCAATCTCGCACCGAAGTTTACCAGACGGAAGGTCGTAAACCCGGATGGTTCCATTTTTGGCGCTCGTGATGAACAACCGCCCGTCGAAGCCAAACTCTGTTCCGTATTCTCGGAGCAGGTCAGGCGGGTTAATTTCTAGCGATTTACCCGTATCCGTCGCATAGAGGGTGCATGCCTTGTCCTGACAGAAGAGCCACTTCCTGTCCCGGCTCCAGATAAATCTCGAGGGCATTTGACCAGGCTCATCCGGATCCAAGGGAAGCGCCCAGGCGCGACCGACCTGAACTTCTCGTCCCGTGCCAGGGTCAACAACATGGAAAACAAGAGATTTCTTCGTCCCCGTCTGAGTCACAAACCTGAGTCCATCGGACTCAAGGACCAGTTGTCCAGAATCGCCTTCTATCCAAGCAAACTCTTTACCTCGATCGAGAGGCACGTATTGGGTGAGCAACCGACCGGTTCCTGAATCCCAAATACAGATCTCTCTGTACTTTCCGCAACTTTCTACATCCGCAGTGCATAGCAGATTGCCGGGCACTTCGGCCAATGATCGCTTTCGCGTTGCTGTTAGTGTGAGTGCTCAGCCGAGGTTGATCGGCCTCGATTTCCGGATCAGGTCGCCTTCGATGTCGTAGTCCAACTCCCGCTCCCGACGAATGCGGAGGAAGTGCTCGATCGCCTCTTCCAACGGCATGTCGTCTTTCTGCCACAGCATGGCCCCGGTGCGGTCTTTCGACTCGACCCAGTAATTGAGGTTCTCCAGTTGGCCCACTTCCAACATCCCGGCGAACCCGATGTAGAACCCGGCGCCCATCCGGAGCCGCGCCCGGAGGGCCGCCGCGAGCTCGTCGTCGGGAACTACCATCGGATGCCTCGGGCCTGAGGTACGGTGTAGACGAGTGCCGGCCCGACCGGGACGATGGCGTTACCACACGCCCCTCGCCCCGGACGGACGCGGCCATGCCATCATCGCACCCACTGCCCTTGTCGTGCCACTGGTTTTCCGCCCTGGCTACCGCCTTGGACCCGCGATCCGCTCCGCGCCTGGCCTGGCCGTTCGTCGGAGTGGTGTTGGCCCGCGGGCGGCGCACCGTTACGAACTGGATCCGGGCGGCCGGGTTGAGCGCCGAGTACCGGCCGTGCTACACGGCGGTGGCTGCCGCCGGGAGCCGGCCCGATCGTCTCGCCGCACGGTTGCTCCGCGAAGTCGTGAAGCCGCTGGTGGCCGATGCCAGCCGCCTCACCTTCGCCCTCGACGACACGCCGACCGAGCGGTACGGGCGGAAGGTGCAAGGGGCCGGAGTGCATCACAACCCGACGCCCGGCCCGCCAGCCGGGCCGGGCGTGTACGGGCACGTGTGGGTGGTTCTCGGGTTGCTCGCCCGTCACACGGCCTGGGGCGTCATCGCCCTCCCGCTCCTGGCCCGGCTCTACGTCCGAGAAAAGAACTTGCCCGCCATCCCGACGAAGCACCGGCCGGTGTTCCGGACCAAGCTGGAGTTGGCCGCCGAGTT
This region of Gemmata massiliana genomic DNA includes:
- a CDS encoding DUF2924 domain-containing protein, which encodes MQINVTRELAALVRLTIAELRARYAEVFGEPTTTGNRTWLAWRIQVLAEGDLSQRARSRAAELARDADIRRIPPKGSTAIAGPVHTGTVTKEASDARLPPPGSVITRAYKGATIHVKVLTTGFGYDARTFPSLSAVAEAVTGTHGNGFHFFKLNKAGAA
- a CDS encoding ECF-type sigma factor, with protein sequence MSQDSAENPPTDALFQEVYTHLRAIAGQHLGGAAARGTLTPTGLVHEAYLRLAGRSAAWASREHFISTAAQAMRQIVLNYARDKGRLKRGGGRTRVSLDGDGPAVIPLDDGLLDLDDALTRLAAHDPQAARVVLLRYFGGSDWAEIAAALDTSPDEIKHSWEFARAWLHRHLAPR
- a CDS encoding serine/threonine-protein kinase, whose translation is MSDKHADSQATFHLIRNAFRAAYAAPAADRSAILDRECAGSADAREQAEALLRSFDEAGDFLGGRADDPRRSPPPLPVPAAGGAVLSDRYVLVRSLGEGGMGEVWLAEQMHPVRRAVAVKLLRLGCAAPQAVGRFEVERQALAWMDHPNIAKVLDGGTADDGRPYLVMELISGEPLVGYCDRHRLGLTQRLDVFRQVCAAVQHAHQKGIIHRDLKPSNILVEEVDGQPIPKVIDFGLAKVFAPDRRIGATTALGIGSVLGTPQYMAPEQLDAAPTAIDTRADVYALGCVLYELLTGTPPLTDEWLAAANLEQVLAEIRMGEPPRPSDRVANSSSLPSFDHDRPTSPRDLARRLRSDLDRIVLKALAKEPARRYETASALGDDVGRHLRGEPVSAVPPTRGYRFRKFVRRNRGQTVAAAIVAVSLLAGTIGTAIGMIRADNRRIDAERSATKARDATAAEAEARLDADRQRIRVAAEADAAVAVNDLLLSDGVGRLGRWHEDGIDGNVRVNPNLTVREVLDRAALKVGTKYADRPRTEAAVRYTLGSVYHQLGHWEAAIPHLERAAELHRTHRPVLSVDQTDGLYLLGIAHDELCHADRAKTIFLELVAAERGYSPPRSLYLVRALQGLAELYLYEENFAEALALLREARPLAESGLGPNHFRTSLVDAALARLDARTGNPARAKALLLQVAERRAKTFGEDHPHTLGARYELAELAREFSDPKQALALYEQELGRQKAVLGADHPLTLKTMFGLASCHNLLGRTDLALATYRDVQRRWRKTAGPTARETLVTLSGLAACLHKSWDVDASTEASREVYAGLRVSLGPGHPQTALAAYNLANMYFDVGRFDQAIPLYRAAEGYLLPPRNRNTRQAIILITKLALCYERERMYEDGRDRLREYLSVVQLRPDVRGQERLSLLFSLAEALNRLRGYADVEAALRDCIRDYPPDAKSPVALVQSQLGVALLGQGKCAEAEPVLLAAYEDLDRLERGDRARGAFYRAQRMELGAQIVALYAARNQPSAVAEWRAKVPCELAPAPRPR
- a CDS encoding FG-GAP repeat protein, which produces MARKNGVRLGVENLERRDNPAPYATGAAAGGAPHVQVFDGSGAVIRSFYAYDASFTGGVRVAMADLNGGGTPDLITAPGPGGGPEIRIFSGESGYTQQIADYFAFDSSDRGGVYVAAGDVNGDGFGDVVVSGFDRASMSAKVRVFSAFLSQMLPSGIQDYNPWGTGNNYVPGFPVAVGDTDGNDGHSEIIVGNPGGNYNVHTDYFGYVATTGQYDRVRVEDPPDAKVYDYFTASVEQNLDFGLFSSSQPVFVTPPPLNFIYNYQTQYNQPVMVGAGDIDGDGKADVVAGASSTTSLASKLFYKRTTTNAISSFNPFGSSNGTVSVAVRNIDGLGTAEVLVGSGAGIASAVNVYNYSWGNLGLLRTQSPYGGFNGGVWVG
- a CDS encoding WD40 repeat domain-containing protein; translation: MAEVPGNLLCTADVESCGKYREICIWDSGTGRLLTQYVPLDRGKEFAWIEGDSGQLVLESDGLRFVTQTGTKKSLVFHVVDPGTGREVQVGRAWALPLDPDEPGQMPSRFIWSRDRKWLFCQDKACTLYATDTGKSLEINPPDLLREYGTEFGFDGRLFITSAKNGTIRVYDLPSGKLRCEIANMSADQFTAACTSDGKELVVWARRTEGWSLELIDLAKKVRRTIFDKQLATGRVIFAPYGEYIRAGGAIK